A DNA window from Flammeovirga agarivorans contains the following coding sequences:
- a CDS encoding cell division ATP-binding protein FtsE, producing MNQVVSLRNIKISFEGAIIFNDVNIDVASSEFVYLLGPTGSGKSSLLKLLYADLLPASGKVKVNGFQVNEISDKDVPFLRRSLGVIFQDFELLTDRTVEENLHFVMKATGWKNEVKMRNKVDELLEKVHLPKLTKEKMPHQLSGGEQQRVAIARALVNSPKLILADEPTGNLDPKVSRSILQLFKEINEEGTCVIMATHQHSFLKLNPERALICEKGIIKDISKQQVQQRLELGK from the coding sequence ATGAATCAAGTTGTTAGCCTAAGAAATATCAAAATATCTTTTGAAGGAGCAATCATATTTAATGATGTAAATATAGATGTTGCATCTTCTGAATTTGTGTACTTATTAGGCCCAACAGGAAGTGGTAAATCATCATTATTGAAGTTATTATACGCTGACCTTTTACCTGCTTCTGGAAAAGTAAAAGTGAATGGATTTCAAGTCAATGAAATAAGTGATAAAGATGTTCCATTTCTGAGAAGATCACTTGGTGTTATATTTCAAGATTTTGAATTGCTAACTGATAGAACTGTCGAAGAAAACCTACACTTTGTTATGAAAGCAACAGGCTGGAAAAATGAAGTGAAAATGAGAAACAAAGTAGATGAATTACTTGAAAAGGTGCATCTACCAAAACTAACTAAAGAAAAAATGCCTCATCAGTTATCAGGTGGTGAACAGCAAAGAGTAGCTATTGCTAGGGCATTAGTAAATAGTCCTAAGCTTATTCTTGCAGATGAACCAACAGGTAACTTAGATCCCAAAGTATCTAGATCTATACTTCAGTTATTTAAAGAAATAAATGAAGAAGGTACTTGTGTGATTATGGCAACACATCAACATTCATTTTTAAAGTTAAACCCTGAACGCGCCCTGATCTGTGAAAAAGGAATTATCAAAGATATTTCTAAGCAACAGGTACAACAACGTTTGGAACTCGGTAAATAA
- a CDS encoding fructose-6-phosphate aldolase, with protein MYIIKVKGKAKIPNYIQLRDDNFVLIAYFRADRPLTKLEKYGLEGKEEDLKKVIDSLEFGKIQKLEI; from the coding sequence ATGTATATTATTAAAGTAAAAGGGAAAGCAAAAATCCCTAATTACATCCAACTTCGCGATGATAACTTTGTTCTCATTGCTTACTTTAGAGCAGACCGACCATTAACTAAACTTGAAAAATATGGTCTTGAAGGAAAAGAAGAAGACCTCAAAAAAGTTATAGATAGTTTAGAATTTGGTAAAATTCAAAAATTAGAAATTTAA
- a CDS encoding DUF983 domain-containing protein translates to MSKSKLSAIIEKKCPSCRQGDMFTHSALSPKFHQINDRCPHCGTTLNPETGFYYGAMYVSYGINTAIMFITIFAVYFFLDSSDPLVYIAAAVIPMVVLMTFVFRLSRSIYLHLFGGIDYDKSK, encoded by the coding sequence ATGAGTAAATCTAAACTTTCTGCAATCATCGAAAAAAAATGTCCAAGTTGTAGACAAGGAGATATGTTTACACACTCGGCACTCTCACCTAAATTTCACCAAATAAATGATAGATGTCCACATTGTGGGACAACATTAAATCCTGAAACAGGATTTTATTATGGTGCTATGTATGTTAGCTATGGAATTAACACGGCAATCATGTTTATAACAATTTTTGCTGTATATTTTTTCTTAGACTCAAGTGATCCTTTGGTATATATAGCAGCTGCAGTAATCCCAATGGTAGTCTTAATGACATTTGTATTTAGGCTTTCAAGGTCAATCTATCTACATCTTTTTGGAGGTATTGATTACGATAAGAGTAAATAA